AGGCATTTTACGGTCACGGAAAATATGGTCAAACTCCAGTTCATACCGTTCCGGGAAGAAAACCGTATGGTGCAGCAATGCATCATATTGTCTTCGCACACCCGCAAGTGTCACAAATCCCGAGATTGATGGCTCATATTTCCGTATGCGGGCATCGCTCATCTCTTTCCGATGTTCCGGTGCGAGCAGCAAGCGATTCACGCTAAGCACATCGCCATTGGCAACCACCTGATCGGCTTCGCGGAAACCTTGATCCGTATCCACGCCAGCCACTTTACCATCTCGGACAACAAACTGCCGGACTTCTGTGCCTGTAATAATTTGTACGCCTTTTTCCTGTGCCAGCCGAGTCATTCCTTCGATCAGTTGATAGGTTCCACCTTTGACCCCGTAGATGCCCACTTCTGCTTCCACATGACCCATCATGGCAAAAATGGAAGGAGACTGATACGGCGATGAGCCCACATAGGTCGCGTACCGTCCGAACATAGCCAGCGTATGCGGATGTTGGAAATACGAGCGCAGCAACTTATCCAGCTTCACCGTTGGCCTCACGCGGAGCAGGCTGCGCAGCATCTGAAGATTGTATTTGTCAGAAGGAGACAGCAGCAACTTACCCAGAAAATGACGATTGGCTTCCGCATATAGCGCGGCAGATTCATCCATAAACGCATCATAACGAGCTGCATCCTCCGGACTGTACGCAGCGATCTGCTCCTTCATCCACCCGCGATTACCTGACAAATCTACCACTGTGCCATCTGCAAATATATTACGCGTGCGCGGCTCTAACTCATATAACTGTACGTAATCTTCCATTGCTACTCCAGCATGGTCGAAGACTGAACGAAAGGTCGATGGCATCGTGATCGTGCTCGGTCCACGGTCAAAATGATACCCGTCCCGCTCAATCTGCTGCAGCTTGCCACCTACGTGTTGCTGCCGTTCCAGAATGGTCACCTGCACACCTTGTGAAGCCAGTCGTATCGCACACGACAGACCTCCGAATCCTGCTCCGATAATAATGACGTTACCTCTCAACTGTACCGCCTACCTTTCCATACATACCCCTTGCCGGAGCGGCCTGCCTGCCAGGAAGCAAGTCCGATGGCAATGACACAGGCCATGCTGACCGGTTGCAGAAGGGCAAGCCACCACGGTTGTCCGCCAGTATGATCCGCTACTCTTTTCACAGCCACACCTAATAATGTTCCCAACAGTCCATACAGAATGGACATCGAACTGCCCATAAGGAGTCCAAAAATCAAGCCTAGCGGGGGCACAATATACATCAGTGTATACATTAACATCGTGCCAAGCAGCAGCACGTCTTTGCGCCCCATACCTTCGTACATGTTTTTCTTATATCCGTTCCATACTTCTGCACCGTTCTGATACATGCGGGTATTCGTTACGTCATGCACGTCGGTCAGCATCACCGGATGACCTGCACGCTTGACTGCTTTGGCGAGACTCATATCATCCACCAGATGCGCCTGAATGGCAGCATGACCGCCGGATGCTTCGTAACTGGAGCGATGAATCAGCAAAAAAGCCCCCGTAGCGGCCACAAACATCGGACTGGATGATCTGCGTATCATAAAAATGGGCAGATGACTGATGATGGTGAAGACCATCATCGGTACGACAAGCTTTTCCATCCATGTCTTTGTTACCTGATAAGGAAAACCCGTTACCAGACCCCCGCTCTGCTCACATCCTGCCGCGAGAGTCTGCCGAATGGCACTTGGCTCCAGACGCACATCCGCATCCACGAACATATACCATTCTCCCTCGGCCTCCTGAGCCAGCCTGTGACACGCATGGGATTTCCCCATCCAGCCTTCGGGAAGATCAATGCCATGCAGCAAACGCACACGTGCATCGCGATCTGCAATCGCTTGTACCATGGCCGCTGTCTCATCTTCAGAGCGATCATCCAGCACCAATACTTCCATCTGGAATCCTGATGTATCGCTCGCGAGCACACTTTCCAGACATCCTTCGATATGTAGTCTTTCATTTCTGGCTGGAATCAGCACCGAGACCAGCAGGTCTGGTGGTTGTATTCGGTCTGCTCGGAATGAACGCACTTTGGGCAGACAGGAGACGTTCCATAGAGCGAACAGCAACTGTATGCCCAATATGCAGGTAAGCACAATCCAGAAGATTTCAGATGCATTCATGCTAACGGTTCACCCGCTTTCGTGCCGCATCGTATTTTTCACTTGTCGAACGTACATGACGAATCAGT
This Paenibacillus xylanexedens DNA region includes the following protein-coding sequences:
- a CDS encoding glycosyltransferase; the protein is MNASEIFWIVLTCILGIQLLFALWNVSCLPKVRSFRADRIQPPDLLVSVLIPARNERLHIEGCLESVLASDTSGFQMEVLVLDDRSEDETAAMVQAIADRDARVRLLHGIDLPEGWMGKSHACHRLAQEAEGEWYMFVDADVRLEPSAIRQTLAAGCEQSGGLVTGFPYQVTKTWMEKLVVPMMVFTIISHLPIFMIRRSSSPMFVAATGAFLLIHRSSYEASGGHAAIQAHLVDDMSLAKAVKRAGHPVMLTDVHDVTNTRMYQNGAEVWNGYKKNMYEGMGRKDVLLLGTMLMYTLMYIVPPLGLIFGLLMGSSMSILYGLLGTLLGVAVKRVADHTGGQPWWLALLQPVSMACVIAIGLASWQAGRSGKGYVWKGRRYS
- a CDS encoding phytoene desaturase family protein; the encoded protein is MRGNVIIIGAGFGGLSCAIRLASQGVQVTILERQQHVGGKLQQIERDGYHFDRGPSTITMPSTFRSVFDHAGVAMEDYVQLYELEPRTRNIFADGTVVDLSGNRGWMKEQIAAYSPEDAARYDAFMDESAALYAEANRHFLGKLLLSPSDKYNLQMLRSLLRVRPTVKLDKLLRSYFQHPHTLAMFGRYATYVGSSPYQSPSIFAMMGHVEAEVGIYGVKGGTYQLIEGMTRLAQEKGVQIITGTEVRQFVVRDGKVAGVDTDQGFREADQVVANGDVLSVNRLLLAPEHRKEMSDARIRKYEPSISGFVTLAGVRRQYDALLHHTVFFPERYELEFDHIFRDRKMPVDPTIYICYSGYSEAGMAPAGASNLFILVNAPYLSDSWNWEQQTERYGAFVLEQLAGRGITGLNQSDVLIRYTPRDIERDTLAHQGSIYGISSNSVKQTFMRPGNRSKDVQGLWYVGGTTHPGGGTPIVTLSGQLVGEQLASEILR